One Candidatus Thermodiscus eudorianus DNA segment encodes these proteins:
- a CDS encoding DNA topoisomerase VI subunit B: protein MPGKAASRAAGGSAARGAVESERQGVVEKYRAMSPAEFFSRYKELAGFSNPTRAVYQTIRELVENALDATDTHGILPVIRVVIRSAEGFEENRYTVTVEDNGIGVPPTVMADAFGRVLYSSKYVIRQTRGMFGLGVKAAVIYGQQTAGRPVTVISSTGDSDYVYMKRLFIDINENRPRIVEEGQWRKKGSWHGTRVSITIEGDWRRARSRVIEYIKRTAIVAPYADIYLETPEGEVYIFPRMTRKMPRPPREAKPHPHGVNLEQFKMILQSTTAKTIKDMLVTEFQSVGAKSAEEFLKSVGVRPNVSPKTLLRREYQQLLVRFVDRLREYKGFRGPRSDYLSPIGEDLIVIGLKRMFRPEFAAAVTRPARSYMGHPFIVEVGLAYGGSIPSRDEPLLLRYANKIPLLYGEREDVSYKVVSSVNWKNYYVEFPAPLAVLVHIASTRIPYKEAGKESIGDVPEIESEIRAGVWDVARKLRLFLSRKRRESEIRRKIVTLAKYIPEVARSFAILSKPPEKWSPPRPEDEEKLIEALVKLVAKTIELPSTGTGEEDVDPEEVVRSIIKEVETR, encoded by the coding sequence TTGCCGGGGAAAGCTGCTAGCAGGGCCGCTGGCGGGAGCGCTGCTAGGGGCGCCGTGGAGTCGGAGCGTCAGGGTGTTGTGGAGAAGTATAGGGCTATGAGCCCGGCGGAGTTCTTCAGCCGTTACAAGGAGCTGGCCGGCTTCTCGAACCCGACGAGGGCGGTCTACCAGACTATCCGTGAGCTGGTGGAGAACGCTCTCGACGCCACTGATACTCACGGTATACTCCCCGTTATACGGGTGGTTATACGTAGCGCCGAGGGCTTCGAGGAGAACAGGTATACCGTTACAGTGGAGGACAATGGTATAGGGGTCCCTCCCACGGTTATGGCCGACGCGTTCGGCAGGGTGTTGTATTCGAGCAAGTACGTCATAAGGCAGACTAGGGGCATGTTCGGCCTCGGGGTCAAGGCGGCGGTGATCTACGGGCAGCAGACTGCTGGCAGGCCCGTCACGGTCATCTCGTCGACTGGAGACTCCGATTACGTCTACATGAAGAGGCTGTTCATCGACATAAACGAGAACAGGCCTAGGATCGTGGAGGAGGGGCAGTGGAGGAAGAAGGGCTCCTGGCACGGGACCCGGGTCTCCATAACCATAGAGGGGGATTGGAGGAGGGCCCGCTCCAGGGTCATAGAGTATATTAAGAGGACGGCGATAGTGGCGCCCTACGCGGATATCTACCTGGAGACGCCCGAGGGCGAGGTGTACATATTCCCGCGTATGACCAGGAAGATGCCCCGGCCCCCCAGGGAGGCCAAGCCCCATCCCCACGGGGTGAACCTTGAGCAGTTCAAGATGATACTCCAGTCGACGACCGCTAAGACCATTAAGGACATGCTCGTGACCGAGTTCCAGAGCGTCGGCGCTAAGAGCGCCGAGGAGTTCCTCAAGAGCGTGGGCGTGAGGCCCAACGTGAGCCCCAAGACCCTGTTGAGGCGGGAGTACCAGCAGCTGCTGGTCAGGTTCGTGGATAGGCTCAGGGAATACAAGGGCTTCAGGGGGCCTAGGAGCGACTACCTGTCCCCTATAGGCGAGGACCTGATAGTTATTGGGTTGAAGAGGATGTTCAGGCCCGAGTTCGCCGCCGCTGTGACGAGACCTGCTAGATCCTATATGGGGCATCCCTTCATTGTAGAGGTCGGCCTCGCCTATGGCGGTTCAATCCCCTCTAGGGACGAGCCCCTATTGCTGAGGTACGCCAACAAGATACCGCTACTCTACGGCGAGAGGGAGGACGTGTCCTACAAGGTCGTGTCAAGCGTTAACTGGAAGAACTACTATGTAGAGTTCCCTGCCCCCCTGGCCGTGCTGGTCCACATAGCGAGCACCCGCATACCCTACAAGGAGGCTGGCAAGGAGTCGATCGGGGACGTGCCGGAGATAGAGTCCGAGATAAGGGCTGGCGTGTGGGATGTGGCCAGGAAGCTAAGGCTATTCCTCTCCCGCAAGAGGAGGGAGTCCGAGATCCGGAGGAAGATAGTGACGCTGGCCAAGTACATACCGGAGGTCGCGAGGAGCTTCGCGATACTCTCCAAGCCGCCGGAGAAGTGGAGTCCTCCCAGGCCCGAGGACGAGGAGAAGCTGATCGAGGCCCTGGTCAAGCTCGTGGCTAAGACGATAGAACTCCCCAGCACGGGTACGGGAGAGGAGGATGTGGACCCCGAGGAGGTGGTTAGGAGCATCATAAAGGAGGTCGAGACCAGGTAA